A stretch of the Mixophyes fleayi isolate aMixFle1 chromosome 2 unlocalized genomic scaffold, aMixFle1.hap1 SUPER_2_unloc_4, whole genome shotgun sequence genome encodes the following:
- the LOC142109653 gene encoding EOLA-like protein gives MRVGCLSFRQPYAGLLLNGVKTVETRWRPLLASYRNSTLAIHIAVKDWEGQDWKDILQKRFVMSYVQMQQLLEQGEQFGRGVIAGLVDIGDTWQCMDDVSTEDSLELESKALLTGLQGKYLTVVSNARWLLQPIPARGAKDIWEMTIPDELIPC, from the exons ATGCGAGTCGGGTGCCTTTCCTTCCGTCAGCCCTATGCTGGGCTGCTCCTAAACGGAGTAAAGACTGTGGAAACGCGTTGGCGCCCTCTGCTGGCAAGTTACAGGAACAGTACCCTAGCTATACACATTGCAGTCAAGGACTGGGAGGGCCAGGACTGGAAAGACATACTGCAGAAACGATTTGTAATGTCATATGTTCAGATGCAACAGCTACTAGAACAAGGGGAACAGTTTGGCAGGGGGGTTATTGCAG GTCTTGTGGACATTGGTGATACATGGCAATGTATGGATGATGTCTCCACTGAGGATTCCCTAGAACTTGAAAGTAAAGCACTGTTGACAGGTCTGCAAGGCAAATACCTCACTGTTGTATCTAATGCCAGGTGGCTATTGCAACCAATCCCTGCAAGAGGTGCAAAAGACATTTGGGAAATGACTATACCAGATGAATTAATTCCTTGCTGA